A stretch of the Patescibacteria group bacterium genome encodes the following:
- a CDS encoding FAD-dependent oxidoreductase, with product MIYDLIIIGAGPAGLTAALYASRYRIKTLVIGRPFESRLTEGYLIENYPGFPSISGLQLIEKFVKQVKSYNTEILEENVVEINKENITFKVQTEQKKIFQAKSLIIASGTEKRRLSIAGEKEFLGKGVSYCATCDAPLFKEKIVAVIGGSNSALMAAELLSKYAQKVYLIYRQKSFRAEPIWQERIKREKKIIPLFETNPVKIEGKKFLEKIILDKEYQGQKELKVDGLIIEIGSEPVSKLVKNLGVELDEQGLIKINTDGSTNIEGVFAAGDITTGSNKFRQIVTACAEGAIAALGVYNYLRKI from the coding sequence ATGATTTATGATCTTATTATCATCGGGGCGGGACCGGCTGGTTTAACAGCCGCTCTATATGCCTCACGTTATCGAATTAAAACTTTAGTCATTGGTCGACCTTTTGAGAGTAGATTAACCGAAGGATATTTAATTGAAAATTACCCCGGTTTTCCGTCAATTAGTGGCCTTCAATTAATCGAAAAATTTGTTAAACAGGTAAAAAGTTATAATACAGAAATTTTAGAAGAAAATGTTGTAGAAATTAATAAAGAAAATATAACTTTCAAGGTTCAGACAGAACAAAAGAAAATTTTTCAAGCTAAATCTTTGATTATCGCTTCTGGGACAGAAAAAAGAAGGCTTTCGATTGCGGGAGAAAAAGAATTTCTGGGTAAAGGTGTTTCTTATTGTGCTACCTGTGATGCACCTTTATTTAAAGAAAAAATTGTCGCCGTCATTGGTGGTTCAAATTCGGCTTTAATGGCTGCCGAACTTTTATCAAAATATGCTCAAAAAGTTTATCTGATTTATCGTCAAAAATCATTCCGGGCGGAACCTATCTGGCAAGAAAGAATAAAAAGGGAGAAAAAAATTATTCCCCTTTTTGAAACTAACCCTGTCAAAATTGAGGGGAAAAAATTTCTTGAGAAAATTATTTTAGATAAAGAATATCAGGGTCAAAAAGAATTAAAAGTAGATGGTTTAATTATTGAAATTGGTTCAGAACCAGTTTCAAAATTGGTCAAAAATTTAGGCGTTGAATTAGACGAACAAGGTCTCATCAAAATAAATACTGACGGCTCAACTAATATTGAAGGAGTCTTTGCCGCCGGCGATATCACAACTGGCTCAAATAAATTTCGGCAAATCGTGACCGCCTGTGCGGAAGGAGCAATTGCCGCCTTAGGAGTTTATAACTATCTTAGAAAAATATGA
- a CDS encoding Glu/Leu/Phe/Val dehydrogenase — protein MTFLESTVNQFRKIAKILNLSEKVKKRILEPENVLSFEIKLKKNSREINLPAWRVQHNSLLGPYKGGIRFHPEASLEEVKALAMLMTFKCALMNLPFGGGKGAVRVNPKELSEKELEKISREYVRIITHNIGENKDVPAPDMGTDEKIMAWMLDEYEKTIGRKSPATFTGKPVEKGGIVLRKEATGFGGGIITEEIIKKLNLSPTKTTVAVQGFGNVGVYTSLYLFERGFKIIALADSLSGIFDPAGIDVREAVEYKKAFKYLRGFPGSQEINRQDFLSLETDILIPAATEDVITKNNAQKIKAKIIIELANGPTTEAGEKILLKKKKIILPDILANAGGVTVSYFEWRQNKENKIWSKEMVFQELSKKMKNIFDEVWQISQKEKNDLRTTAYLLAIKRLVENYER, from the coding sequence ATGACTTTCTTAGAAAGCACCGTCAACCAGTTTAGAAAAATTGCTAAAATTTTAAATTTATCAGAGAAGGTCAAAAAAAGAATCCTCGAACCGGAAAACGTTTTATCTTTTGAAATAAAATTAAAGAAAAATAGTCGTGAAATAAACTTACCAGCTTGGCGGGTTCAACATAATTCTTTACTTGGTCCTTACAAGGGCGGCATTCGCTTTCATCCTGAAGCAAGTTTAGAAGAAGTTAAGGCGTTGGCTATGTTAATGACTTTTAAGTGTGCTTTAATGAATTTACCTTTCGGTGGTGGTAAGGGAGCAGTAAGAGTTAATCCAAAAGAACTCTCAGAAAAAGAATTAGAAAAAATCTCTCGAGAATATGTGAGAATAATTACCCACAACATTGGTGAGAATAAAGATGTGCCGGCGCCGGATATGGGAACCGATGAAAAAATAATGGCATGGATGCTTGATGAGTACGAAAAAACAATCGGTAGAAAATCGCCAGCCACCTTTACTGGTAAACCAGTTGAAAAGGGTGGTATCGTTTTAAGAAAAGAAGCAACGGGTTTTGGTGGTGGAATAATAACTGAAGAAATTATCAAAAAATTAAATTTATCGCCAACAAAAACAACAGTCGCCGTTCAAGGTTTTGGTAATGTCGGCGTTTATACGTCCCTTTATCTTTTTGAAAGAGGGTTCAAAATTATTGCTCTTGCTGATTCTTTAAGTGGTATTTTTGATCCCGCGGGTATTGACGTTAGAGAAGCTGTTGAATATAAAAAGGCTTTTAAATATTTAAGAGGTTTTCCGGGTAGTCAAGAAATTAATCGTCAAGACTTTCTCTCTTTAGAAACTGACATTCTAATTCCCGCTGCCACCGAGGACGTAATTACAAAAAATAATGCGCAAAAAATTAAAGCCAAAATTATTATTGAATTAGCTAATGGTCCAACAACTGAAGCCGGAGAAAAAATTTTGTTAAAAAAGAAAAAAATTATTCTGCCCGATATTTTAGCCAACGCCGGCGGAGTGACTGTTTCTTATTTTGAATGGCGGCAAAATAAAGAAAATAAAATTTGGTCAAAAGAAATGGTGTTTCAAGAATTAAGTAAAAAAATGAAAAATATCTTTGATGAAGTTTGGCAAATTTCACAAAAAGAAAAAAATGATTTAAGAACAACAGCCTATCTTTTAGCTATTAAAAGATTAGTAGAAAATTATGAACGGTGA
- a CDS encoding class II SORL domain-containing protein — protein sequence MNGEPKKHQPVIILMNKMQVKIQVGEIIHPMIEGHYITWIELEKNGSIINHKETKPGETPIVVFNCPWRANDLLIARTHCNLHGQWEANLRVPY from the coding sequence ATGAACGGTGAACCAAAAAAACATCAACCCGTTATTATTTTGATGAATAAAATGCAAGTTAAAATTCAGGTTGGCGAAATTATCCATCCAATGATTGAAGGTCATTATATCACCTGGATTGAATTAGAAAAAAACGGTTCCATTATCAATCATAAAGAGACAAAACCGGGCGAGACGCCAATTGTTGTTTTCAATTGTCCTTGGCGGGCCAATGATCTACTTATCGCTCGTACTCATTGTAATCTCCACGGTCAATGGGAAGCAAATTTAAGAGTGCCGTATTAA